In Gemmatimonadales bacterium, the following proteins share a genomic window:
- a CDS encoding sulfide/dihydroorotate dehydrogenase-like FAD/NAD-binding protein codes for MTGETSGRLEIVTREDYSDVTYMLEVRHPLMARAARPGQFVLVMLHDRSERIPLTIADFERQRGTITLVVQAVGKTTREMQRSCQVGTRLLAMAGPMGKPSIIGGAKKVVCVGGGLGVAPVFPQARAYKESGAYVIGILGFRTEALVFWKDKFERVCDELILCTDDGSTGIKGLVTDGIRLAIERHPDIDEVVAIGPPVMMKACAAATREHGIRTLVSLNPIMVDGTGMCGGCRVRVGGRVNFACVDGPDFDAHQVDFDDLMSRLRRFTEQEQQAMERWSQECRLKELAEAEAIPASRGTAARG; via the coding sequence ATGACCGGCGAGACATCGGGTCGGCTCGAAATCGTGACACGGGAGGACTACTCCGATGTCACGTACATGCTCGAGGTGCGGCACCCGCTCATGGCCCGGGCCGCGCGACCGGGACAATTCGTCCTCGTGATGCTGCACGATCGCAGCGAGCGCATCCCATTGACAATAGCGGACTTCGAACGCCAGCGGGGCACGATCACGCTCGTCGTCCAGGCGGTGGGCAAAACGACCCGCGAGATGCAACGCTCGTGCCAGGTAGGCACGCGGCTCCTCGCGATGGCGGGGCCGATGGGCAAGCCCAGCATCATCGGGGGCGCGAAGAAGGTGGTGTGCGTCGGCGGCGGGCTCGGCGTGGCGCCGGTGTTCCCGCAGGCGCGGGCCTACAAGGAGAGCGGCGCCTACGTCATCGGGATCCTCGGCTTCCGAACCGAAGCGCTGGTCTTCTGGAAGGACAAGTTCGAGCGCGTCTGCGACGAGCTGATCCTGTGCACCGACGACGGCTCGACCGGCATCAAGGGGCTGGTGACGGACGGGATCCGGCTCGCGATCGAGCGGCACCCCGACATCGACGAGGTCGTGGCGATCGGCCCGCCCGTGATGATGAAGGCCTGCGCCGCCGCGACCCGGGAGCACGGCATCCGCACCCTCGTGAGCCTGAACCCCATCATGGTGGACGGCACGGGGATGTGCGGCGGTTGCCGGGTGCGGGTGGGCGGCCGCGTGAACTTCGCGTGCGTGGACGGGCCGGACTTCGACGCGCACCAGGTGGACTTCGATGACCTGATGAGCCGCCTGCGGCGCTTCACCGAGCAGGAGCAGCAGGCGATGGAGCGCTGGTCGCAGGAGTGCCGTCTGAAGGAGCTCGCGGAAGCGGAGGCGATCCCCGCGTCGCGGGGCACCGCCGCCCGCGGCTAG
- a CDS encoding 2-oxoacid:acceptor oxidoreductase subunit alpha: MSIENTLRTERESLEAVVIRFAGDSGDGMQVTGSRFTVETALARNDLATFPDFPAEIRAPAGTTFGVSAFQIHFGSIDVTTAGDELDVLVAMNPAALAVNWRDLKVGGLIVADSSAFSERNLAKAGFTANPLADSTLAPYRLLQFDIAKLTREAVKGHGLSNKDALRCRNMWALGLMLWMYGRDRQATIESLTKKFSKRPEIARANIAALNAGHAFGETAEVADSLQAYTIPKADVQPGVYRTVSGTEAVAWGLIAGARAAGIAKVMLGAYPITPASGLLHILAGLKHHGVITFQAEDEIAAICAAIGASYAGALGVTLSSGPGIALKTEAIGLAIATELPLVIVNSQRAGPSTGLPTKTEQSDLYQAVYGRNGDAPLPVLAAASPGDGFEVAIEAVRLATKYMTPVMLLTDGYLANAAEPWPVPDVASLPAFPVTYRTDPGGFHPFVRDPVTLARAWALPGTPGLEHRIGGLEKSYDSGHISYDADNHQQMTDVRAAKIAGIANDIPLQPVALGEDHGTIAVVGWGSTYGAIRQAVRQLREDGAAVSHIHIRYLAPFPKNLGDLLRRFDQVLVPEMNTGQLVTMLRAAYLLPAEGLNKVNGKPFKIGEIADAIRARLGT; the protein is encoded by the coding sequence ATGAGCATCGAGAACACGTTAAGGACCGAGCGGGAATCGCTCGAAGCCGTCGTCATCCGGTTCGCCGGCGATTCGGGCGACGGCATGCAGGTCACCGGCTCACGGTTCACCGTGGAGACGGCGCTGGCGAGAAACGACCTCGCCACGTTCCCCGATTTCCCCGCCGAGATCCGCGCCCCGGCCGGCACCACCTTCGGCGTCTCGGCCTTTCAGATCCACTTCGGCTCGATCGACGTCACTACCGCCGGCGACGAGCTGGACGTACTGGTCGCGATGAATCCGGCGGCGCTCGCGGTCAACTGGCGCGACCTCAAGGTGGGCGGCCTGATCGTCGCCGACTCCAGCGCGTTCAGCGAGCGTAATCTGGCCAAGGCGGGCTTCACGGCGAACCCGCTCGCCGACAGCACGCTCGCGCCCTACCGGCTGCTCCAGTTCGACATCGCCAAGCTCACGCGGGAGGCGGTGAAGGGACACGGCCTCTCGAACAAGGACGCGCTCCGCTGCCGGAACATGTGGGCCCTCGGCTTGATGCTGTGGATGTACGGCCGCGACCGCCAGGCCACGATCGAGTCCCTCACCAAGAAGTTCTCCAAGCGGCCGGAGATCGCGCGCGCCAACATCGCCGCGCTGAACGCCGGCCATGCCTTCGGCGAGACGGCCGAGGTGGCCGACAGCCTCCAGGCCTACACCATCCCGAAGGCGGATGTCCAGCCGGGCGTGTATCGCACGGTGAGCGGTACCGAGGCCGTCGCGTGGGGCCTCATCGCGGGAGCGCGCGCGGCCGGCATCGCCAAGGTTATGCTCGGCGCCTACCCGATCACGCCGGCCTCCGGGCTCCTCCACATCCTCGCGGGGCTCAAGCACCACGGCGTCATCACCTTCCAGGCCGAAGACGAGATCGCCGCGATCTGCGCCGCGATCGGCGCGTCGTACGCGGGGGCCCTCGGCGTGACGTTGAGCTCGGGCCCCGGCATCGCGCTCAAGACCGAAGCCATCGGCCTCGCCATCGCGACCGAGCTGCCGCTCGTCATCGTGAATTCGCAGCGCGCCGGCCCGTCCACCGGCCTACCGACCAAGACGGAGCAGTCGGACCTCTATCAGGCGGTGTACGGCCGCAACGGCGATGCGCCGCTCCCCGTTCTCGCGGCGGCCAGCCCCGGCGACGGCTTCGAGGTCGCGATCGAGGCGGTTAGGCTCGCCACGAAGTATATGACGCCCGTCATGCTCCTCACCGACGGCTACCTTGCCAATGCCGCCGAGCCGTGGCCCGTCCCCGACGTCGCGTCGTTGCCGGCGTTCCCGGTCACGTATCGCACCGATCCCGGGGGCTTCCATCCGTTCGTCCGCGATCCGGTGACGCTCGCGCGGGCGTGGGCGCTGCCCGGCACGCCGGGCCTCGAGCATCGCATCGGCGGTCTCGAGAAGAGCTACGACTCGGGCCACATCTCCTACGACGCGGACAACCACCAGCAGATGACCGACGTCCGGGCCGCGAAGATCGCCGGCATCGCGAACGACATCCCACTCCAGCCGGTCGCGCTCGGTGAGGACCACGGCACGATCGCGGTGGTGGGATGGGGATCCACGTACGGCGCCATCCGCCAGGCGGTGCGCCAGCTGCGCGAGGATGGCGCGGCGGTGTCGCACATCCATATCCGCTATCTTGCCCCCTTCCCGAAGAACCTGGGCGATCTGCTCCGCCGCTTCGACCAGGTCCTGGTGCCGGAGATGAACACCGGCCAGCTGGTCACGATGCTGCGGGCGGCTTACCTGCTGCCGGCCGAGGGGTTGAACAAGGTGAACGGCAAGCCGTTCAAGATCGGCGAGATCGCGGACGCGATTCGCGCCCGCCTGGGGACCTGA
- a CDS encoding 2-oxoacid:ferredoxin oxidoreductase subunit beta has product MTTTAPAAPLAPEDFTSDQEVRWCPGCGDYAILKAFYKVLADLGAKRESTVCVSGIGCSSRFPYYLSTYGFHTIHGRAPAIATGVKLANPDLDVWVITGDGDGLSIGGNHMLHVLRRNVNLQIVLFNNEIYGLTKGQYSPTSRRGTRSPSTPMGSIEAPVSPGAFALGAGARFVARAIDTQQPQLVEVLKRAHAHQGASFVEVFQNCVVFNDAVFEEFTDKSVAPDAQLHVEHGKPLVFGKDKNLGLRLKPQALELEVAKIGENGVTERDIFVHDETSPVLASLLVSLQPPRFPVALGVIYCSPASSYEADVYAQLAAAGAWKGDAKIDALLRSDRTWTVMG; this is encoded by the coding sequence ATGACGACCACCGCTCCCGCCGCCCCGCTCGCGCCCGAGGACTTCACCTCGGACCAGGAAGTCCGCTGGTGCCCCGGGTGCGGTGACTACGCCATCCTCAAGGCCTTCTACAAAGTGCTGGCCGACCTCGGCGCCAAGCGCGAGAGCACCGTCTGCGTCTCGGGCATCGGCTGTTCGTCTCGGTTCCCGTATTACCTCTCTACCTACGGCTTCCACACCATCCACGGCCGCGCGCCGGCCATCGCCACCGGCGTGAAGCTGGCGAACCCCGACCTCGACGTCTGGGTCATCACCGGGGACGGCGACGGGCTCTCGATCGGCGGCAACCACATGCTGCACGTGCTGCGCCGGAACGTGAACCTCCAGATCGTCCTCTTCAACAACGAGATCTACGGGCTCACCAAGGGCCAGTACTCGCCCACGTCGCGGCGCGGCACCCGCTCGCCCTCCACGCCGATGGGCTCCATCGAGGCCCCCGTCTCGCCCGGCGCGTTCGCCCTCGGCGCGGGCGCAAGGTTCGTCGCGCGCGCCATCGACACCCAGCAGCCGCAGCTCGTGGAGGTGCTGAAGCGCGCGCACGCCCACCAGGGCGCGTCGTTCGTCGAGGTGTTCCAGAACTGCGTCGTCTTCAACGACGCCGTCTTCGAAGAGTTCACCGACAAGAGCGTCGCGCCCGATGCCCAGCTCCACGTCGAGCACGGCAAGCCGCTCGTGTTCGGGAAGGACAAGAACCTCGGCTTGCGCCTCAAGCCGCAGGCGCTGGAGCTGGAAGTCGCGAAGATCGGCGAGAACGGCGTGACGGAGCGCGACATCTTCGTCCACGACGAGACGAGCCCTGTACTGGCGTCGTTGCTCGTCTCGTTGCAGCCTCCACGCTTCCCAGTGGCACTGGGCGTCATCTACTGCAGTCCCGCGTCGTCGTACGAGGCCGATGTCTACGCGCAGCTCGCCGCGGCGGGCGCGTGGAAGGGCGACGCGAAGATAGACGCTCTGCTTCGCTCCGACCGCACTTGGACGGTCATGGGGTGA
- a CDS encoding prolyl oligopeptidase family serine peptidase, giving the protein MLLNGYGSYGSSSNVTFNSNRLSLLDRGMVFAIAHIRGGGEMGKAWHDDGRMMHKLNTFTDFIASAEYLIGQRFTSRERLVIQGGSAGGLLMGAVTNLRPDLFHAVVANVPFVDVINTMLDTSLPLTVGEFEEWGNPRIQAEYDYMMTYSPYDNLAARDYPAMLVTTSLNDSQVLFHEPTKYVARMRSTRTDGNPLIFTVNMGAGHGGASGRYDRLREIARDYAFMLWEVGRRN; this is encoded by the coding sequence ATGCTCTTGAACGGGTACGGCTCGTACGGCTCGTCGTCCAACGTCACGTTCAACTCCAACCGACTGAGCTTGCTCGACCGCGGCATGGTCTTCGCCATCGCGCACATCAGGGGCGGCGGCGAGATGGGCAAGGCGTGGCACGACGACGGCCGGATGATGCACAAGCTGAACACCTTCACCGATTTCATCGCGTCGGCCGAGTATCTGATCGGGCAGCGCTTCACTTCGCGCGAGCGGCTGGTCATTCAGGGCGGGAGCGCGGGCGGCCTGCTGATGGGCGCGGTGACCAACCTGAGGCCCGATCTCTTCCACGCGGTGGTCGCCAACGTGCCGTTCGTGGACGTGATCAACACCATGCTCGACACCTCACTGCCGCTCACCGTCGGCGAATTCGAGGAGTGGGGCAACCCGCGCATCCAGGCCGAGTACGACTACATGATGACGTACTCGCCGTACGACAACCTCGCGGCGCGCGACTATCCCGCGATGCTGGTCACGACGTCGCTCAACGACAGCCAGGTCCTCTTCCACGAGCCCACCAAGTACGTCGCGCGGATGCGCTCGACGAGGACCGATGGCAACCCCCTCATCTTCACGGTGAACATGGGGGCGGGGCACGGCGGGGCGTCCGGGCGCTACGACCGGCTGCGCGAGATCGCGCGGGACTACGCCTTCATGCTCTGGGAGGTCGGGAGGCGGAACTAG